The Oncorhynchus masou masou isolate Uvic2021 chromosome 2, UVic_Omas_1.1, whole genome shotgun sequence genomic sequence aataacaacacaacaaaacCTTAAATCAGGTGCGTAAACATATAATTCCAATTTtccaaaataataataaataaatctcCAAACACATATTCTCAAATTCCCATAGTTTTTTGGTTTACACCCCTAAGCCCACATAACCAACGCATTAGGGTGCAGTAAATCTATAACTTaacatttgaaaagccatagtcaatcaatcaataatataataattattttagcaaaaaatgttttatttttaatttacaatctatagaagctatgagaatagaaaggttctgTACTTTTGtcaaacatcacagcacagttgaaaaatatatggcaaatagaaatccaaaacgGATGGAGCTGAAGGGTCGGACCaataacaagataaccaatgtaaaacatacggggtctgtaaaatgtatataggttgagaaattttgtgaaatagcactgttacaaatagaaatcaaactggatggacatcggaaatagaggaaggactaaaaacaaacaaaatagaatTACTGTAAAATAGatggtgtctgtaaaatgtgtataagatgcatatactgaaggtagaagcctaagtgtttattagtttactccagttgggggaagggtggtaggggttagggttagggttagggttagggttagggtaaaggcaTATTCTAAAAAAaagtatgtgtatataggtatgtgtatgtgtatatatatttatatgtgtatgtatatggatatatatatatttaccccaaaaaatatatgggggatgggaaatgatgcagacagttacattgatggaagcaacaatctttccgcaatattaagctgatccaccccttagaagaagaaaataataataataataataaaaatctaTGACTTAACATTCTGTTAAAGATATTTATGCACGTTATTGCATATGTTGGGTCTCAATAAGTATTTTGTATATGAAAGTCTTCTTTAACGTGTTTAAAGTTAGACTTGGAGCCCTTTTCAATTTTGATGTCCTCGTGGAAAGTTGGCCATTTGGATGTTGTCCATTTGGCATCCAGGATTGTAGTAAGCTGAACCATCATATTTCAAATCCAAAGGCTCACTGTTGTCCAGTTGTTGAACTAGGAGTGAGAAAAATAGATTTTGCATGGCCGATTTATGACAACAGGTGCTTTCCTATTCATTTATTCAGTGCTATCAGATAGAAAATATGCCAGGAAATCATAAAAGGCAACTGCCTACCTGGGTCTGAGGGGAATTCCTCAACCAGCTTCCTGTGTGTGAAATCCCGTCGGCCTCTCCTTCTCCGGATGACAAAGACCACCATCGCCACAAAGCACACTGCCACTCCTGTGCCCAGGATGGCACCCCATGCCtcactcttcttcttgttctGCACTGCATCTGAGGCCAAGCCTTTGAAAACAAAAATACATTCATCGCAAAAATATACATGAAAACGAGGAGGGAAAAACATTGCAAATACAAGGTTCTAATATTGGTGGAATTCGAATATATGGTGCAATACATTTTGTCTGGAGTAACATATTTATGTATCATAAAATATTCTTCCGGTCATACTTTATTTGGACAGTTCCATATAGATtatctacagatggtcatactattaATAAAGTATCTGTTGATAGGCAAGTGCTTACGGTTACGGTTATCGTTAGGGATAGGTTTAGAATAAGTGTTAGGGTAagaattaaggttagggttagaggacagtaagTTGAAATGTTGTTGAAGTTATTGAACATTGAAATGTTGTACAAGTTATTGAACATCTACAAATCATATACAGTACAAACCATATACTTGGTACTAACCAAATAAAGTACCATTCTTCCTATAATTGAGTCAAAAAATGtgtgtttaaaaataaatgtacaaaAGGATATAGAGCCCTCTTTTACATGACTAGACTCAACTCAATAGACAGTACTATTTCCCAGCCATGTAATTAGACTACCACAATCAGTGCAATTACCATGTGTGAAAATAACAGGTTTCATTGCATTTCAGTAAAAGGTTTCCATCTATTTAATCACGTTGAATCTATTAGTGAAACCAATAATTAACCAATGTCAGACAAATGAAAAGTGTAAAGTGTATCAGTATTTCATTGTCGTTTCACATAATTTGTGAAATTATCACACAAtcgatacagtgccttcagacagtattcacacccctttactttttccacattttgttctgttacagcctgaatttaaaatgaattgaaattgagactttgtgtcactgatctagccataatgtcaaagtggaacttTGTTtttagattatttattttttaattcataaaaaatgaaaagctgaaatgtcttgagtcaaaatgtattggtcacatacacgtgtttagcatgTTATTGCgggtatagcgaaatgcttgtgtttctagctccaacagtacagcaatatctaacaagtaatatgtaacaatttcacaacaatacacacaatacactcaAATCCAAAggaaaggaatggaattaagaatatatacatatttggatgagcaatgtaggagtggcatagactaagatacagtagaatagaatacagaatatatgagatgagtaatacatagactaagatacagtagaatagaatacagtatatatgagatgagtaatgcaaaatatgttaacattattaacgtgaccagtgttccattattagccagtgatttcaagtctatgtatatagggcagcagcctctaaggtgctacTGATGACTATTTAACTGTCAGTCACAACATGTTTACCATGAACAACAATTTCCCCTCTTCGAATAAGCTTTCATAATCTCGGTCATCACATTTGGAAATTCAAATGTTTACTTCCCTGACATCTCCTTATCTGAAGACTAAGCTTGTTAACCTCACTTTCTATTTTCTCGCAACACTTTAAAACAATGTTAAAGGAGCACACCCTGCGTTTACATTTGGCGTAAAGTGGGGTATTCATGGTCCTGGCTTACACATTTCAtcacaatattgttttgaatGTTTAAGCCTGACTCCTGACTGAACGTTCCACTCAATGCATTGTCAACTGTCACTGATGAAGAACTGCATTATAGTTGCTTGGAAATACCATTGCCATTTCTAAAGGAGGCAAATACTTAGtagaaaaaacatttgtcatCAGATTAACATTAGATGTAGtattacgttagctagctagctagctacgattgTGGGGAGAGCATcggattttagctagctaactctgGGAATGCTAGGTATTTTTTAAGAACTGCTAGCTAACGGCAACATTGCCATCTGTCTAAAGTAAATttggtatttgtatttgtattttattttattaggatccccattagttcttccTGGggtacacacaaaacatgacataatacagaacatcaatagacaagaacagctcaaggactgaACTACACAAttttgaaataaaaaaataagaacaAAATAAGAACACTTTGTGCAGTGAGgtgttgtttatttgttttttaaagaacattttgagatggaagggagttccatgtgaTCATGGCTCTACATAATACTGTGAATTGCCTTTAATtggttctggatttggggactgtcaAGAGACCCCTGGTGAGGTAAGTACGTCTCAGAGCTATGTAAGTTGATTATACAAACAATTAGAAATTTAACACAATAGTATTTCTCACAAAAACAGAAattgatgcagtcaatctcttcTCTACTTTGATTCAAGAAAGATTGACATGCATACTGTTGACATCATAACAATGGCAAAGTTGtttcctactaattatttgcCAACTGTTACGCAATGTCACcgctatacactcttagaaaagggGGTTCCAAAGGGGTTgtttggctgtccccatatgggaaccatttttggttccaggtagaaaccttttgggttccatgtagaaccctctgtggaaagggttttacttGGAACCGAAAAGGGTTATTTATAcgtggaaccaaaaggggttcatCAAGGGGTGCTCCTATGGgtacagccaaagaaccctttaggttctagatagcacctttttttctaagaatgtagTGTAATTTTAGATGAAACAGTCATTAGTCACCGTTTGAGATGACTGGGCACCACTCAACTTTTGGGGTCTACTGTGGCTGAGGTGTCTTTAGAATGAATGTTCACTCTAAAAATGTGGGGTTCATCAAGGGTTCTTTTAAGATCATCAAAGTTCATCGAAGAACGTTACGGTTCTTGGCACTGAAAAATTCCCCCAAAAGGTTTTTCCAAGAACCACATTTGAGGTGGGTTTCATCGAGGAACCTTTTAAGTTCTTGGTggttcttgcaggaacctaaCTACCCAACTGAAACATTTGGATTTGAGATGACAGCAGGTACAGGCATTTAACTGGAAAATTGAAAGATCTCCTCAATTTAAGGTCAGGTTTCTCTATTGTATGATCTAAATTTATATTGTTTTATGATTTATACCATCTATCTTTCATATTTTTTCAAATGGCTGTTGTTGGACACTTTGTCCCTTTTTACAATTCTTTCTAATacagaaaatggacacaattcaatggatatcaatcaacaAAGAGGTAAGAATATCTTTAAAATATAGCTGCATTGTGCGCAGATGCCTGAACTGCTCAGTTATTTGTGTGTGCCTTTGTATGTACAATTAGTAGTGGTTTGCCTCATAATAATATGCAGATCACATGTATGCTCAACAGTTCATTTAAATTCTCTAAAACCTCATAGGACTCTGTCACAGCAgccatcttcctcctcccttacctctccAATGAAGATCCCAGAGTCCTCTTCACTATGGACAAGGAATGTGTATGAAAACCTTAGTCATAAGTTAACCATTTGTTTTCATTCACATTTACCACAAAAAACAAGGTATGAATACTGTTGTGTGCACACTTTGTTAATCATCTGTATAATTATATATTTCTTGTATTCACAGACTTCACCTTCCCTACACCTCGGAtgaatataacaggaaacctgttaGATCACCATGCATTGCAAAATCATTCTGGCTATTCATAGTCTACAGAGGACATCAACAGCAACACGCCAGACTCGTTTTAAAGGGTTCTTCAAATAACTTATAGGTGTTACTCTacagtttcaatttgaagaaTCCCTAAAGGATCCTCctggaatcttttatttttaGTGTAACAATGGCGTGACGCTATCAAGTGACGGAGGTGCAACCCATGAATAGAGAAAATATGATCTAGGTCCAGATATTGTGTACTTTTGTGTGACATGGTTGTGTGAAACTCTACACCTTTTCTCTCCATGTTCCCTAAAGAAAAGGTAATAGCCAGTACGCGTTGTCAATTGATTAATAAGTATTGCATAAAGAGACTGCAATACATAGCTAGCATGCTGTACTAACTATGGAAAATCTGTAAAGCCACATGCAAATGAGATAAACAAACAGGTCAAACAAGCCACAGTATAAACTAATCACTGGCAGAAATGTATGAGGTTTCTCCCAATGGTAACAATGTTTTTCAGCACACTTTTCCAATTATTTATAGTCAAGTTTGACAGAAGTAGTTACTACATATTCAAATTCATGACTGTACCTGGCAAATCGTGTGTACATTTTTGAAAAGGATGCAATTGAATTTTAATTGCGTGAAGAAATACACGTAAATCAGTTATAACCTGTCAAAATTAGGGATATCCTCCTTTAATGAATGTCATCACTCACCCACTCAAAAATTCCCTTGCTAAGTATGTTAGAAACTGGAGAGTAGTACTCTCACGCCCTGTACTGCAGTAATGAACCTCAGTTACTGACCTCCTCCTTCCTGTAGACAGGCTAACACAGGGGTATTTTGTCCCCTGGAGAAGGCATTTGTAATGGAAGCCTCTACTCACTGTGGGCATGTAGATAGTGTCTGAAACTCAACCCTGCCCAGCCGGTGAAAGAAGGGGAGTTTGTGCTTTGACAATGAAAAAAAATAGAGATCTGTCAAATGTGGGTCAGGGAGAGACCGGAAAGAAAGCGGTTTGTAAAAAAGACGATGGTGATATAAGATAACTGCCCTTTGAGCGTTGTTGGATATTGTGTTACTTTCTAACTAGGTCCCTCCGATGTTCAAATCGAATACTCGGTGGTTATTTGTAACTTTTTGACTGCTTTGTCTTTGTCTGGTTGCTGACTCATTCATGAATGCCTCTCccaaaacatttaaaacaatATCACAATGGTTATGTGAAGTGAACATATCCAAATTTAAACATTGTTGTGATCTCTTGGTATTTCCTTAAAAGTTGTTACAGGCTCCCTTGACCAAGCAAGTAAGTAGGTTACAGGTGCACACAGCAGGTACCCTTGAGACAAAGAATGTACCAGATACTTAGACACTGTCTCCTCACCTCTCGCAGAGTTGTTCCCTGAAGCGGCACCAGTTTCCATCATGTCTGTCGTTGTGCTGGGACCTGTGGTTGTTGTAGTTTCTGGGATGATTTTGGCAGTTGTAGTCCCAGGTGAATCCAAGGAGAGCTCTGTGGTGGGGGAAGCTGTGGATGGTTCACTTGATGGCTCTGGTCCTTCTGGTACTGCAGTCGTTACATTATggctgtcctctgtagtgttggTTACCCCATTCTCAGCATCAGGATCTAGACCGGCCTCATCTGTGCTATTGGTGTCTGGAGCTGTGATTGTCTCATTCAATTCAGTGTCATTGGACATGTAATTAGAGCCATTTGAGTTTTCTGTGAttggagtggtggtggtagtttggagtccactgtcctctccagttGCATTGAAAACTTGGCTTGAGTTTAAGGCAACACTCACTGGGGGTTCTGGTGCAACAGTGGTTTCTGGAGATTCAACAGCGGTCGCTGGCGATTCTGGGTCCTCCGCTGTAGCATCTGGCAACTCTGGTGGCATTGTGGTGCCAATCATAACATCACCAGAAGTCTCATTTGTGTCCTGGATGTCGTCCTGTTCCCCACTAGATGACATGTAACCATCTGTGATACCCCAAGCAGAGTCATCTGTTGACTCAGTACCCTCCTGGTTCATATCATCCAAGTCATTGAACGGAGCTTCTGATGTCTTGTTGAGCTTGGATTTGAACAGTTGACGAAGCCAACTTTGATCGATCGTCCGTCCTGGAGAGTTTGTTGGTGTCTGGAGCAAGGCCACATGAAAACCTTGCAGTTGCAGAAGCAAAACAGCGGTGATGATTGAATAAAGGTCCATATCCCGTCTCTCTCGTTTGTGTTCTGAACAACAATCAACACGTAAACAAAAGTATTTTTGTTAGATACATTGGTTCtccacaaatgtaaaaaaaataattaaaaaaatgtattgtccCATTTTGGCCTGGTCTGCAGGCCACCATTGATTATAAGTAGAGAATATACAGTATTGTACATCATTTTTCTTAGGCAACCAGTCACCAAGAATGAATTAAATGTATGAATAGTTAAATTGATTAAGGCGAGACAAGGACTTTATGAATTCCCAAGATTCCCATGAAGTATTTCATATTCCCCATGTTCTGAAACAAATGGTCACCCTGTAATACAAAAAAAAAGCAAGCTCTCATGGGGGTTTGGCTGACTTGACTCTACCGTTATCTTTTAATAGAGTTATAATATATTCATACCAATCCAGGAGATGAAGTGTTGATGCTATCAGTTTGGCTTTGACCTCAATTTTTATAAGGcctggtcagggttaggaggaaaATTATTGCCCCTGAATGGAAGCAAACTCCCAATGTTTTTGTAATCAATATGATAAGAGTCTGCCAACTCAGTTTTGGGGACAATAGACTAAATGAATGTCAATGCAATAATCATTCAGGGTGTAACTATGGGGAGACTCCCATGTACTTTAGTTGAGTCAATCTGGGATGAACGGCGATATTTCCTGTTAGCATACTAAATATGCATTCTGCAGTGTTGTCAAAGCACACATGAATGTTCTGGCTAGCATTTCCCCTTCAGAAATATCCTCAAAGCCAAGGGTTGAACAGATTTTGATAGCATgataaaaaacaaaataacatATTTGAAATAATGTATTCCGTCTGTTGGGACTGCTTAtcatacattattttatttcaatTTAATCATAGAGAAAGTGTCATGATTAACTCAGTCATTGTAGACTATGCATTTGGTGAAATGTTATCCTCCTTCAATCATTCTGAGTGTTAGGTTTGTGGTTTGTTAGGTTTGTGTCCTCTTCCAACTCTACATATTTGGTTTGGTCAAAATAAAGTTGGGTTAATAACACCATTTGAGTCCCCTCAGACATTAAGCAAGAAACCCATATACGCTTGACAATTACCTGAATCTGCATTGATAAAAGAATAGTCTGGATGGGATGACACATGTATATTGGTTTGCCTGACTGGTGGACAACTACTAAGAGCAACTTTAAACCCCGACACTGCAATATGATCATTCTGTTTCATTCGAAAGTGGTATGACATTTACAATCGGATGGATTTCTCTCATTCGCTTTGTGGCGTTATCATTGAACTAATCAAATTTCTGGCGAGTCTGTAACCTTACAAAAATACCTAACACATATAAGTGTCAGAACAACTCAACGTCTACCATACATCTCCCATAGAGAAGAAATGGTGAAATAGCGCTACGTTATTAAAATCACCATCGCCACATACCTTTTTCTGGTGCTCGGTCAGGTGGTTACAGGGAACAGGTGTGAGGAAGGCAGTGAGATCTCTCCACGAAACAGCCGGCGTATGAGTTAGAGGGAACGATAGGCCAGTGAAGGGGCGGGGCAATGCAGGGAAGTCAGATCAGAACAACCAGGAACCTGTTCTACCTGATTTTACACCTGACACAAACACCCTGTCCTCCAGCCAATCCCTAAATGGTAACATGATACTGTCTCTAGGGTAACTAAGGTTATTTTAAACATGTCATGGTTTTACAGTTTAGCTTCTGTTGCTGAGATGTACACTACACATCCGTTTATTTCGGTTGAGTTTGGTTTCCAGGTGTGCAGCACCTGAATTCCCCCCTTTGGGCAAAGCATCTGCCCCCAGGTCCTCGGAACATTCCTCCCTTGTGATTTTG encodes the following:
- the LOC135505647 gene encoding mucin-15-like gives rise to the protein MDLYSIITAVLLLQLQGFHVALLQTPTNSPGRTIDQSWLRQLFKSKLNKTSEAPFNDLDDMNQEGTESTDDSAWGITDGYMSSSGEQDDIQDTNETSGDVMIGTTMPPELPDATAEDPESPATAVESPETTVAPEPPVSVALNSSQVFNATGEDSGLQTTTTTPITENSNGSNYMSNDTELNETITAPDTNSTDEAGLDPDAENGVTNTTEDSHNVTTAVPEGPEPSSEPSTASPTTELSLDSPGTTTAKIIPETTTTTGPSTTTDMMETGAASGNNSARGLASDAVQNKKKSEAWGAILGTGVAVCFVAMVVFVIRRRRGRRDFTHRKLVEEFPSDPVQQLDNSEPLDLKYDGSAYYNPGCQMDNIQMANFPRGHQN